One genomic region from uncultured Cohaesibacter sp. encodes:
- a CDS encoding CHASE domain-containing protein produces the protein MHRLIAPLVFSSVLIIGAGTCLFLYNGAQRANHAQAEEYADEAVDRVMQRLDQHLSLLRATRAFFIAHDSAVELKQFRHFIDALEIDKHYPGVQGIGFAKWEKTGDEAPSLSALQRDYGPDIRIWPDTDQSMRTPIMLLEPQDARNRAALGYDMFSEAVRRAAITKAMSSDQIAATGPVMLVQEITTEKQAGFLVYTALVGHLNSKETTHTDGLQGFVYSPFRAGDLFRAAFAQSPSLPVLVKAHDSGNDAVTLYEDTMYETRLQHGGTVLPGRVITREVDVVDRQWIFDIIVLPKQHWNLQDLAPIIAAMAFFLLACMLAWITHSQLRALKAAHNLRALSEKSLTEKDLLLQEMKHRIKNSIARILAMARQSAHHAEDIDSFSRTFTARLQAMANAQDALTRSHWQSANLKDLLIKELRQVLGDESCDDRVMGPDVELDERTTQALGLTFHELSTNALKYSHVSEDPDVLSVTWSIMKEGKKESLHIRWVEVSGDSLAAPEHKGFGSKLIDANICGELNGKIERHFGSDGLTVDIIVPIGARPKQTMR, from the coding sequence ATGCACCGCCTGATTGCGCCACTTGTCTTCTCTTCGGTCCTCATCATCGGAGCCGGAACGTGTCTGTTTCTATATAACGGAGCCCAAAGAGCCAACCACGCCCAAGCGGAGGAATATGCGGATGAAGCAGTTGATCGAGTGATGCAAAGGCTAGATCAGCATCTTTCGCTTCTGCGCGCCACCAGAGCCTTTTTTATCGCACATGACAGTGCGGTCGAGCTCAAGCAGTTTCGCCATTTCATCGATGCCCTTGAGATAGATAAGCATTATCCGGGTGTACAGGGTATCGGCTTTGCCAAATGGGAGAAGACAGGAGACGAGGCTCCTTCCCTGTCTGCATTGCAACGGGATTATGGACCGGACATCAGGATATGGCCTGACACCGATCAGTCGATGAGGACTCCGATCATGCTGCTTGAGCCACAGGACGCGCGTAATCGCGCAGCACTGGGATATGACATGTTCAGCGAGGCGGTGCGACGGGCCGCCATTACAAAAGCCATGTCATCCGACCAGATCGCAGCAACAGGTCCGGTCATGCTGGTACAGGAAATCACGACGGAGAAACAAGCCGGGTTTCTTGTCTATACAGCCTTGGTTGGACATCTGAATAGCAAAGAGACAACTCATACGGATGGATTACAAGGCTTCGTCTATTCCCCTTTTCGTGCAGGAGATCTCTTCCGTGCAGCCTTCGCACAGAGCCCTTCCCTGCCCGTTTTGGTCAAGGCTCATGATTCTGGCAATGATGCAGTTACGCTTTACGAAGACACTATGTACGAAACCCGGCTTCAGCACGGCGGAACAGTCTTACCGGGCCGGGTTATAACAAGAGAGGTTGATGTCGTCGACAGGCAATGGATTTTCGACATCATCGTATTGCCCAAGCAACACTGGAATCTTCAGGATCTGGCCCCCATCATTGCGGCTATGGCATTCTTTCTTCTTGCCTGCATGTTGGCCTGGATCACCCATTCGCAATTACGGGCCCTCAAGGCCGCTCACAATTTGCGAGCCCTTTCGGAAAAAAGTCTGACGGAAAAGGATCTGTTGTTGCAGGAAATGAAACACCGGATCAAGAATTCGATTGCTCGGATTCTCGCTATGGCCAGGCAGAGTGCTCATCATGCCGAAGATATCGACTCATTTTCCCGGACCTTCACAGCTCGCCTGCAAGCCATGGCCAACGCACAGGACGCTCTGACGCGGTCTCATTGGCAGAGTGCCAATCTCAAGGACCTGCTGATCAAGGAACTCAGGCAGGTGCTAGGCGATGAAAGCTGTGATGACCGTGTTATGGGGCCAGATGTTGAGCTTGACGAAAGAACCACTCAGGCGCTTGGGCTGACATTCCACGAACTGTCGACCAATGCCCTCAAATATAGCCATGTGAGTGAGGACCCCGATGTTCTGTCCGTAACATGGTCCATAATGAAAGAAGGGAAGAAAGAATCCCTTCATATCAGGTGGGTGGAGGTTAGCGGAGACAGCCTTGCCGCCCCGGAACACAAAGGGTTCGGCTCAAAACTGATCGACGCCAATATATGCGGCGAGCTGAATGGCAAGATTGAGCGTCACTTCGGTAGCGATGGGCTGACTGTCGATATCATCGTTCCTATTGGGGCAAGGCCGAAGCAGACAATGAGGTAG
- a CDS encoding Crp/Fnr family transcriptional regulator: MQTRQVGRTVNRTVCEKCPLRTKEAFRSFKKSELDYVSDFKKGEFSADRGATILLEGGQSAHLYTVLSGWVFRYKILDDGRRQILNYALPGDLIGLQGSLLDKMHHSIEALTSVNLCVFERDNLMQLFRGHPGLGFDVTWLAAREERILDEHLISIGRRTALERAAYLLAHLYLRAKAVDLISNKQNEIPITQQHVADTLGLSIVHTNKTLRKLAQRGLIHWKERGCEIKDIDGLLKIASWDGIITAKRPII, from the coding sequence ATGCAAACCAGACAAGTGGGCAGGACCGTGAATAGAACAGTTTGCGAAAAATGTCCTTTGCGAACTAAAGAGGCGTTCCGATCCTTCAAGAAATCCGAACTGGACTATGTTTCTGATTTCAAGAAGGGCGAGTTTTCTGCCGATCGCGGTGCAACGATCCTCCTCGAAGGTGGACAAAGTGCACACCTCTACACTGTGCTGTCGGGATGGGTGTTTCGGTACAAGATTCTGGATGATGGACGCCGCCAGATCCTGAATTACGCCTTGCCTGGCGACCTGATCGGACTTCAGGGTTCGCTACTGGACAAGATGCACCATTCCATCGAAGCCTTGACGTCAGTAAATCTCTGCGTGTTCGAACGCGACAATCTGATGCAACTCTTCCGTGGCCATCCCGGGCTCGGGTTCGACGTGACATGGCTCGCGGCGCGCGAGGAAAGAATCCTCGATGAGCATCTGATCAGCATCGGTAGACGCACAGCCCTGGAGCGTGCTGCCTATCTGTTGGCCCATCTTTATCTTCGTGCCAAAGCTGTTGATTTGATAAGCAATAAGCAGAATGAAATTCCTATCACTCAGCAGCATGTGGCGGACACTTTGGGATTGTCCATCGTGCATACCAACAAGACGTTGCGCAAACTGGCCCAGAGAGGTCTCATCCACTGGAAAGAGCGGGGATGTGAGATCAAGGATATCGATGGGCTTTTGAAAATAGCTAGTTGGGATGGCATCATCACTGCCAAGCGGCCAATAATCTGA
- a CDS encoding LacI family DNA-binding transcriptional regulator, with the protein MAEVSPKKYRRITQAEVAKRAGVSTAVVSAILNPGSKTGIRVGKETADRVRQVMSELGYTPNPIAQSLARGKRNILGVFTYEPVFPSSRNNFFYPILRGIEMQVSGAGFDLLLFTSAQTTSNARQIYAGGSSRLSVADGAILLGQEPDSSELERLASEHYPFVTVGRRDIEGTQLNWVAAGYADATAEIVERAHATGHRHIAFLGSGTIREQQIDRQQGYEDALAKLGLVSKLTWCRHENPEQVEEAWVEQLLADGVTLLLAETLEHAQQIEMILAQRGRSIPEDLSVAVLGSPLEETEVIERWTRLLVPREEMGREAVRLLLSLLEGRAEGPAQTTLACPFVDGETMRPV; encoded by the coding sequence GTGGCCGAAGTCTCGCCAAAGAAGTATCGACGCATCACCCAAGCCGAAGTGGCGAAGCGGGCGGGTGTGTCGACGGCTGTCGTTTCGGCTATTCTCAATCCCGGCAGCAAGACAGGCATTCGTGTCGGGAAGGAGACTGCCGATCGCGTGCGCCAGGTCATGAGTGAGCTTGGTTATACGCCCAATCCGATTGCCCAGTCTCTGGCGCGCGGCAAACGCAATATTTTGGGTGTCTTCACCTATGAGCCCGTGTTCCCTTCCAGTCGCAACAACTTCTTCTATCCCATCTTGCGCGGAATCGAGATGCAGGTATCAGGCGCAGGCTTTGATCTGTTGCTGTTCACATCGGCGCAGACTACGAGCAATGCGCGCCAGATTTATGCTGGTGGTTCCAGTCGGCTCAGTGTGGCCGACGGAGCAATCCTCTTGGGACAGGAACCGGATTCCAGCGAGTTGGAACGGCTGGCGTCAGAGCATTATCCATTCGTAACAGTCGGGCGCCGCGATATCGAAGGGACTCAGCTGAACTGGGTTGCGGCTGGGTATGCCGACGCCACGGCGGAAATCGTCGAGCGTGCGCATGCTACGGGGCATCGCCATATTGCTTTTCTGGGTAGTGGTACCATAAGGGAACAGCAGATCGACCGTCAGCAGGGCTATGAAGATGCTCTGGCGAAACTTGGGCTTGTGTCGAAGCTGACTTGGTGTCGGCATGAGAACCCGGAACAGGTGGAAGAGGCATGGGTCGAACAGCTTCTGGCCGATGGGGTGACCCTGCTGTTGGCCGAGACACTGGAGCATGCGCAACAGATCGAAATGATCCTTGCGCAGCGTGGTCGCAGCATCCCCGAGGATCTGTCGGTTGCCGTGCTCGGCTCCCCCTTGGAGGAAACCGAAGTAATAGAGCGCTGGACACGCCTGCTTGTGCCCAGAGAAGAGATGGGCCGGGAGGCTGTACGCCTCTTGCTCTCGCTGCTGGAAGGTCGGGCGGAGGGCCCGGCCCAGACAACGCTTGCCTGCCCCTTTGTCGACGGTGAGACCATGCGCCCCGTCTGA
- a CDS encoding sugar ABC transporter substrate-binding protein, translated as MFKDIKLIKRLIISTALASGVIGAGAAAEELRFTVWTGSEAHLKMLNGIADAYKETHPDVSVRFETIPFNDYVQKITLQLAGGNPPDLGWLLENSAPTFVSAGVLADVSETLKSSPDYDFADLSPSAMGLWQKGDAVYGVPFSTSPFIVYYNKSLYEKAGLEFPDALAAKGEWTWERLKADAAALKNKDAGVWGFQSVDGQGYGSRVIHTLIPIIRSYGGYAWKDGQCGFASEEAVKAVSLYHDMIFSDLSAVPPGEQGDFFTGNAALTVTQLSRASKLANVSFEWGIAPLPSGPAGEVSVIGQAAIVAFEKGEQKELAADFLAFMTNKENVGLMAEFFPPARQSVLDSDAFLTSNSAVTPEQMAIVGKGIATGQVAPGHVAYPQIDSAIRPKFDALWKPDADVKSVLDTVCSTIKPLL; from the coding sequence ATGTTCAAAGATATTAAGTTGATAAAGCGCTTAATTATATCAACCGCTCTAGCTTCTGGCGTTATCGGGGCCGGGGCGGCTGCGGAGGAATTGCGCTTCACGGTCTGGACAGGTAGCGAGGCGCATCTAAAAATGCTGAACGGCATTGCAGACGCCTACAAGGAAACGCATCCCGATGTATCCGTGCGTTTCGAAACCATCCCCTTTAATGACTATGTGCAGAAGATTACGCTACAGCTGGCAGGAGGCAATCCACCCGATCTCGGCTGGCTGCTGGAAAACTCCGCACCAACCTTTGTCAGCGCCGGCGTGCTCGCGGACGTATCGGAAACTCTGAAGTCCAGCCCGGACTATGATTTTGCTGATCTGTCCCCATCGGCGATGGGCCTGTGGCAGAAAGGAGATGCTGTTTATGGTGTTCCCTTCTCAACCTCGCCCTTCATCGTCTATTATAACAAGTCTCTTTATGAAAAAGCCGGATTGGAGTTCCCCGATGCGCTGGCGGCCAAGGGTGAGTGGACATGGGAGCGCCTGAAGGCAGACGCAGCCGCACTCAAGAACAAGGACGCCGGGGTCTGGGGCTTTCAGAGCGTCGACGGGCAAGGCTACGGCTCTCGCGTCATCCATACGCTTATTCCCATCATCCGCTCTTATGGAGGCTACGCCTGGAAGGATGGCCAATGCGGCTTCGCTTCCGAAGAAGCCGTCAAGGCTGTTTCACTCTATCATGACATGATCTTTTCCGATCTCTCAGCCGTTCCTCCGGGAGAGCAGGGGGACTTCTTTACCGGCAATGCCGCTCTCACCGTGACTCAGCTATCCCGCGCATCAAAGCTTGCCAATGTGTCCTTTGAATGGGGCATTGCACCGCTGCCCTCCGGGCCTGCGGGTGAGGTTTCGGTAATCGGGCAAGCCGCCATTGTCGCTTTCGAGAAGGGCGAGCAAAAAGAACTTGCGGCTGACTTTCTTGCCTTCATGACGAACAAGGAGAATGTCGGGCTGATGGCGGAATTCTTCCCCCCAGCGCGCCAGTCCGTGCTGGATAGCGATGCTTTTCTCACCAGCAACAGTGCTGTGACACCCGAGCAGATGGCCATTGTCGGCAAGGGCATTGCCACAGGACAGGTTGCCCCTGGTCACGTGGCCTATCCGCAGATCGATTCTGCCATCCGGCCCAAATTTGACGCTCTGTGGAAGCCTGATGCCGACGTAAAATCTGTGCTGGATACCGTCTGCTCCACGATCAAACCACTGCTCTGA
- a CDS encoding sugar ABC transporter permease, which translates to MTKVTRPFLTLRTREAIVGWLFVSPITIGFLIFFVGPLVAVLGYSLTEWNLLTQQSTFVGMDNYAHALGSNPEFWLVLRNSLIFAAGLVPLNMILALALAVALCRPFKGVVIFRTVFFAPVVTAAVAWAIVWTFLLQGESGAVNQMLALVGIDGPNWLRDPNWAMVSVIVTRVFKTVGLNMILYIAALQSIPRDYEEAARLEGASGWQVFRMITWPLLAPTTLVIMVITVVGSLKVFDHIYLMTQGGPENGTLVLAFYIYEQAFEFFHVGYAAALAVILFVMIVALTITQVILKQRGAAQ; encoded by the coding sequence ATGACGAAAGTCACCCGACCGTTCCTCACGCTCAGGACTCGCGAAGCCATCGTCGGGTGGCTATTCGTGAGCCCCATCACCATCGGCTTTCTGATCTTCTTCGTCGGCCCTCTGGTCGCCGTGCTCGGATACAGCCTGACGGAATGGAACCTGCTCACTCAGCAATCCACCTTCGTGGGGATGGACAATTACGCCCATGCCCTTGGCAGCAATCCCGAATTCTGGCTCGTGCTGAGGAATTCGCTGATATTCGCCGCAGGTCTTGTGCCACTTAACATGATCCTTGCCCTTGCCCTTGCGGTGGCGCTCTGTCGCCCCTTCAAGGGGGTGGTCATCTTCCGCACGGTCTTTTTCGCTCCTGTCGTCACGGCGGCAGTGGCCTGGGCCATTGTCTGGACCTTCCTGTTGCAAGGAGAGAGCGGTGCGGTAAACCAGATGCTGGCGCTCGTCGGCATCGACGGTCCCAACTGGCTGCGCGATCCAAATTGGGCGATGGTTTCGGTCATCGTCACGCGGGTTTTCAAAACCGTAGGGCTCAACATGATCCTCTATATCGCCGCGTTGCAATCCATCCCACGCGACTATGAAGAAGCCGCGCGACTTGAAGGTGCATCGGGTTGGCAGGTCTTTCGCATGATCACATGGCCGCTGCTGGCTCCTACGACCCTTGTCATCATGGTGATCACGGTGGTCGGCTCTCTCAAAGTCTTCGATCATATCTATCTGATGACGCAGGGCGGGCCTGAAAACGGCACACTGGTGCTGGCCTTCTACATCTATGAGCAAGCCTTTGAGTTCTTCCATGTAGGTTATGCAGCAGCCCTTGCCGTCATTCTTTTCGTGATGATTGTTGCACTGACGATCACACAGGTCATTCTCAAACAACGGGGGGCGGCACAATGA
- a CDS encoding carbohydrate ABC transporter permease produces MIRFQNPFVRICWYLSLILLAVPFVFPFLWMMSGALKSQTDIFAPTLTLIPDTWHWENFHEVFTYQPFARQYFNSLYIAAVVTGATLFVSSLAGYALARVRFAGSGLLLLVLISALMMPEEVTIIPNFFLMKSLGLMNTHMPLILLPMFGSQGVMATFLMRQYFTALPKDLEEAARMDGLSRFGIFWKVALPLSRPALAAVGIITFLFSWNLFLEPLVFLSDIKLFTLPLALSNFTDAYGLPLWHLQMAATSLAVVPILVVYIAAQRQIVESFALSGVKG; encoded by the coding sequence ATGATAAGGTTCCAGAACCCATTTGTCCGGATCTGCTGGTATCTCTCGCTGATCCTTCTTGCGGTGCCCTTTGTCTTCCCGTTTTTGTGGATGATGTCCGGTGCCCTGAAATCGCAGACCGATATCTTTGCGCCAACCCTGACGCTCATTCCCGATACATGGCATTGGGAGAATTTCCACGAGGTCTTCACCTATCAGCCCTTTGCGCGGCAATATTTCAATTCGCTCTATATAGCAGCGGTGGTGACGGGGGCGACGCTGTTTGTCTCCTCGCTGGCGGGCTATGCACTGGCACGGGTGCGCTTTGCGGGCAGCGGACTGCTGCTTCTGGTTCTGATCTCGGCGCTGATGATGCCCGAGGAAGTGACCATCATTCCCAATTTCTTCCTGATGAAGTCGCTGGGCCTGATGAATACCCATATGCCGCTGATCCTGTTGCCCATGTTTGGTTCACAAGGCGTGATGGCGACCTTCCTGATGCGGCAGTATTTCACGGCTCTGCCGAAAGATCTGGAGGAAGCGGCCCGCATGGACGGCCTCAGTCGCTTTGGCATCTTCTGGAAAGTGGCTCTGCCGCTGTCTCGACCGGCCCTGGCTGCCGTGGGGATTATCACCTTCCTGTTCTCATGGAACCTGTTCCTTGAGCCGCTGGTCTTCCTCAGCGACATCAAGCTGTTCACCCTGCCGCTTGCCCTCTCCAACTTCACCGACGCCTATGGTCTGCCGTTGTGGCATCTCCAGATGGCCGCGACTTCTCTCGCGGTCGTGCCGATCCTCGTGGTCTATATCGCGGCCCAGCGTCAAATCGTCGAAAGTTTTGCCCTCTCGGGTGTCAAAGGATAA
- a CDS encoding FAD-dependent oxidoreductase, which translates to MKDLHSDIIIIGGGLGGVSAALAALKMGRRVILTEEYKWLGGQLTTQAVPPDENPWIEKAGSSTSYRQLREGIRSYYRRHYPMTGKARGYALLNPGGGNVSPITAEPRVGVAVIEEMLAPWYGTEKLLVLLNTKATAVEQSGDRFDAVHVESAEYGELVLHGRYVIDATELGDLLEIGAVEHVIGAESQAQTGEPNALQGEANPMDQQAVSWCFAMSYHPDEDHTIDKPANYEKWRDYKLDFWPDRQVSFIAPDPVTLEPDDRPLFNGDIDAEGVEDNWHYRRILYRHNHEAGHFPSDVCLVNWPQIDYCDGPIVGVTKEEADLHLQGAKDLSLSMLYWMQTEAPRHDGGIGYRGLRPAGEVMGTLDGLTIAPYIRESRRIKALFTVTENHVGVDARKGIVGAEIFEDSIGVGSYRIDLHPSTAPRNYVDIANWPFQIPLGALIPERVENLLPACKNIGSTHITNGCYRLHPVEWNIGEAVGALAAYCLEHGESPRGVRETPKHLAAFQQILAQRFGIPLAWPKHIFQSPRMELFGRAE; encoded by the coding sequence ATGAAAGACCTTCACTCAGATATCATCATCATTGGCGGTGGGCTCGGCGGCGTCTCGGCGGCGCTTGCTGCCCTCAAGATGGGGCGGCGGGTCATCCTGACCGAGGAATATAAATGGCTCGGCGGTCAGTTGACGACGCAAGCTGTGCCACCGGATGAAAATCCCTGGATCGAGAAGGCCGGATCCTCGACAAGCTATCGGCAGCTGCGCGAAGGGATTCGATCTTACTATCGTCGCCACTATCCTATGACGGGGAAGGCGCGCGGCTATGCGCTGCTCAATCCCGGTGGTGGCAATGTCAGTCCGATCACCGCGGAGCCTCGGGTTGGAGTGGCCGTCATCGAGGAAATGCTGGCGCCATGGTATGGCACAGAAAAGTTGCTCGTTCTACTCAACACCAAGGCGACGGCTGTCGAACAGAGCGGAGATCGCTTTGACGCGGTGCATGTGGAGAGCGCTGAATATGGCGAGCTTGTGCTGCATGGACGTTATGTGATCGATGCAACCGAGCTTGGCGATCTCCTTGAGATCGGGGCCGTGGAGCATGTTATCGGGGCGGAAAGTCAGGCTCAAACGGGCGAGCCCAATGCCCTTCAGGGAGAGGCAAACCCGATGGACCAGCAGGCGGTAAGCTGGTGCTTTGCCATGTCCTATCACCCCGATGAGGACCACACCATCGACAAGCCTGCAAACTATGAGAAATGGCGCGATTACAAGCTCGATTTCTGGCCCGACCGTCAGGTTTCCTTCATTGCACCGGATCCGGTGACGCTGGAGCCAGATGATCGACCGCTGTTCAACGGCGACATCGATGCTGAAGGGGTGGAGGATAACTGGCATTATCGCCGTATCCTCTATCGTCACAATCACGAAGCGGGGCATTTCCCGTCCGACGTCTGCCTTGTCAACTGGCCGCAGATCGACTATTGCGACGGACCGATCGTCGGGGTGACCAAAGAGGAAGCCGACCTCCATCTGCAAGGGGCCAAGGATCTGTCGCTCTCCATGCTTTACTGGATGCAGACCGAAGCACCGCGTCACGATGGAGGCATCGGCTATCGCGGCCTTCGCCCTGCAGGTGAGGTGATGGGGACGCTCGATGGTCTGACTATAGCCCCCTATATCCGTGAGAGCCGCCGCATCAAGGCGCTGTTCACCGTGACAGAAAATCACGTCGGGGTGGATGCCCGCAAGGGCATTGTCGGGGCGGAGATCTTCGAGGATAGCATTGGGGTCGGCAGCTACCGCATCGACCTGCATCCCTCCACCGCGCCGCGCAACTATGTCGACATCGCCAATTGGCCGTTTCAGATTCCTCTGGGGGCACTGATCCCCGAGCGTGTCGAAAATCTGCTGCCAGCCTGCAAGAATATCGGCTCAACCCACATCACCAATGGCTGCTATCGCTTGCATCCGGTGGAATGGAATATCGGCGAGGCTGTTGGCGCATTGGCTGCCTATTGCCTTGAACATGGCGAGAGTCCGCGCGGGGTGCGGGAAACGCCCAAGCATCTTGCGGCATTTCAGCAGATCCTTGCCCAGCGTTTTGGCATTCCGCTCGCCTGGCCAAAGCACATCTTTCAATCGCCGCGCATGGAACTCTTCGGCCGGGCCGAATAA
- a CDS encoding ABC transporter ATP-binding protein: MAGLTLTDVCKSFGSVDVIRNVDLEIEDGEFVVFVGPSGCGKSTLLRCISGLEDISSGTLMIGNKQMNDIPAAKRGVAMVFQSYALYPHLKVRENMGFGLKVRKVPADEIKMRVAEAARVLKLEALLERYPRELSGGQRQRVAIGRAIVGSPEVFLFDEPLSNLDAELRVHMRAEISGLHKRLGNTMIYVTHDQIEAMTLADKIVVLKDGHVEQVGSPRTLYYHPANKFVAQFIGSPKMNVFEASGLPEALRVSNSASSSAAQVGLRPEDMMIVPEGDGAIRAKVSANEYTGAGSLLHLDMEGLGSSLALYAGGDAPEEGATVGVSFDEKRLYWFDANDQSVPNQQA, encoded by the coding sequence ATGGCTGGTTTGACCCTGACCGATGTCTGCAAGAGCTTTGGCTCTGTGGACGTCATCCGCAATGTCGACCTTGAGATCGAAGATGGTGAATTCGTCGTCTTCGTTGGTCCGTCCGGTTGCGGCAAATCCACCCTGTTACGCTGCATCTCCGGGTTGGAGGACATCTCCTCCGGCACGTTGATGATCGGTAACAAGCAGATGAATGACATCCCCGCTGCGAAACGGGGCGTTGCAATGGTGTTTCAGTCCTATGCACTCTATCCACATCTCAAGGTGCGCGAGAATATGGGATTCGGCCTCAAAGTGCGCAAGGTTCCTGCCGATGAAATCAAGATGCGGGTGGCTGAAGCAGCGCGGGTGTTGAAGCTGGAAGCTCTGCTGGAACGCTATCCCAGAGAACTATCTGGCGGGCAGCGCCAACGTGTCGCCATTGGGCGTGCAATTGTGGGCAGCCCGGAGGTGTTCCTGTTTGATGAGCCGCTATCGAACCTTGACGCAGAACTGAGGGTGCATATGCGAGCGGAGATTTCCGGCCTTCACAAGCGCCTTGGCAATACCATGATCTATGTGACACACGACCAGATCGAGGCGATGACACTGGCCGACAAGATTGTCGTACTGAAGGACGGACATGTCGAGCAAGTCGGCAGTCCCCGGACCCTTTATTATCATCCGGCTAACAAGTTCGTGGCCCAGTTTATCGGTAGCCCGAAGATGAATGTATTCGAAGCGAGTGGGCTGCCCGAGGCCTTGCGAGTGTCAAATAGTGCGTCGTCTTCAGCTGCGCAAGTGGGGTTGCGCCCCGAAGACATGATGATTGTGCCTGAAGGTGACGGTGCGATCCGGGCTAAAGTGTCTGCCAATGAATATACCGGGGCAGGATCACTTTTGCATCTCGATATGGAGGGACTTGGTAGCAGCCTTGCGCTGTATGCCGGTGGCGATGCTCCAGAGGAGGGGGCAACGGTCGGCGTGAGCTTCGATGAAAAACGGCTCTACTGGTTCGATGCCAATGATCAGAGCGTGCCCAATCAGCAAGCATGA
- a CDS encoding aldo/keto reductase, whose amino-acid sequence MSIDRTNILSLPKRTLGQNGPTVSALALGTMTFGAETDEQTAHLQLDRFAERGGNLIDTADVYSDGVSERIIGRWGKARGGMADLLVATKCRFRPVAGSTGASRRAVRLAMEGSLRRLGVDAVDLYFIHGWDKDTSVAETLDVLSDLRREGKLHHVGWSNLTGWQLERIVRIAEANGLPVPCALQPQYNLLDRGIELELLPCALENKIGLTPWSPLGGGWLTGKYRPDTPPSGSTRLGEDPNRGVEAYGIRNTERTYRILNELQRIANAHDCLSSHVALQWLLSRPGVSSVLLGARTIEQLESNLNAVSVTLTKKDLNDLTKVSAPGIPDYPYKFVRDWSGIDHWDQFGALKGSGEKEAFN is encoded by the coding sequence ATGAGCATAGATCGGACAAACATTTTGTCGTTACCAAAACGCACCCTTGGTCAAAATGGACCAACAGTTTCGGCTCTGGCTCTCGGAACAATGACCTTCGGTGCTGAGACGGACGAGCAAACAGCGCATCTACAACTCGACCGATTTGCCGAACGCGGAGGAAACCTGATCGATACCGCCGATGTCTACTCGGATGGCGTTTCAGAAAGAATCATCGGTCGTTGGGGCAAAGCGCGTGGCGGCATGGCCGATCTGCTAGTTGCCACCAAGTGCCGTTTTCGGCCTGTAGCGGGAAGTACCGGGGCGTCCCGCCGGGCTGTGCGGCTGGCGATGGAAGGAAGTTTGAGGCGCCTCGGGGTTGATGCTGTTGACCTCTATTTCATCCACGGTTGGGACAAGGACACGAGCGTCGCTGAAACACTTGACGTTCTTAGCGATCTCCGGCGCGAGGGCAAGCTGCATCATGTCGGCTGGTCCAACCTCACGGGATGGCAATTGGAAAGGATCGTCCGTATAGCCGAAGCCAACGGCTTGCCTGTCCCTTGCGCACTTCAGCCCCAATACAACCTGCTTGACAGAGGCATTGAACTGGAATTGCTGCCCTGTGCGCTGGAAAACAAGATCGGGCTAACGCCCTGGTCGCCACTCGGAGGGGGATGGCTCACCGGAAAATACCGCCCGGACACACCGCCCTCTGGTTCTACACGGCTTGGTGAAGACCCCAACAGGGGTGTTGAAGCTTACGGTATCCGCAATACTGAACGGACCTACAGGATACTCAACGAGTTGCAGCGTATAGCCAACGCGCATGATTGTCTTTCCTCGCATGTGGCACTGCAATGGCTTTTAAGCCGACCAGGTGTCTCATCCGTCTTGCTCGGTGCACGGACAATCGAGCAATTGGAAAGTAATCTGAACGCCGTCTCTGTCACATTGACGAAGAAAGACCTGAACGACCTGACGAAAGTCTCCGCACCCGGCATTCCTGATTATCCCTATAAGTTCGTGCGCGACTGGTCCGGTATTGATCATTGGGATCAATTTGGGGCTCTCAAGGGTTCTGGAGAAAAAGAGGCGTTCAACTAG